The region GGACGTACCTGAGCAGGAGCCGGAGTGCGTGGTACTCACAGTACGGAAACGAGGCCATCCTAGTCCGGGACAGAAACAAGCTTGGGGTCTCGCGGGACACGGGCCAGTCCAAGTTCTGCACAATTATGTAATTCCAGCATGAAAACCACAGGCCAGGCGCTGCGCGGAATACGACTGTTTCATTCAGCTTTCCTGTTGATTCTGGTCCATTCTGGGAGATTCTGCACAGGGAATGTGAACAGGCTGTGGGGTGGGAACCAAAGATTCTGACGACGGCTCCCCAGCCCCGTCGCACGGCTTGGCCTCTGGATTCTGTCCCGCCAGGCCCCACAGGCACAGCCCAGCTGGGCACCGCCAGATGCTGCTTCTCTGTTCTCCCAAGCAAGCGAGAGAGACACCCATACAAACAACCATTTCAAGTGTTTGTAGGGGTTGTTTTTAGTATTCACTTCTGCCCCGTAAAGAATGAGTCAGATCTTGAAAAAGGTGAAGAGATTGGcagcatgtatttttaaaagtccatgTGCAGGACCGGGATGGATTTAATCTAAATGGCGGCGGCCGCGGCTCTGCGACAGGAACCTCCTGCCCCTGCACTTCCTGTCTGCTGACCAAAATGATCCTCGACTAGTGCATCGCGGTGGCTTCTTCACTGGCTTCCAAATACATGAAGGCTTGTGGGCCAGTGCACCCAAAAAACATTAAGGAAACCAAAAATTAAGTTCTACAGTTGTTCAGTCAGTTCAGATTTAGTCACGTGGCTGAAATGCGCAGGTGCTCAGCTGGCATTTCAGCCGCGCTCTGCTCCACGGCCGCCGCAGCTCCCCGTACCCGTGTGCCCGAGGCATGTTGGTCAGTACTGCACACAGGCAGCCCCAGCCCTCCTGGAGGCAGTTTTTAGGAGTCATTTTATTTGCTGTCTGCTTTATATAAAGCCTGTGTGGCTGTGCAAACGTGTGTCTTTTGTCAAAGCTGatttcttttctaaataaatatcCTTTGgggctctccttccttcctcacccTCTTGTGTGGTCATTCCTATCTTAACTtggttttcagggtttttttgtttttttacaacaGTAGGATCTCATGATGGCTAAAAGCCCCAACACAGAAATGCACAAAGCAAACGTGGCCTCTCGAGACCACGGGCCACAGCTCGGCGCAGGTGTGTGCAGTCACATGGTTCTGAGGCAGCGTCCCGCACCATGCGTCTTGTTCTGTCGTTTTTTCTTGCTCTGTACAGACAGGGCATTTACAGCGCATTTTGAATGAATGGCTAGCAGTACACCTGTGTGTCCACAGCAGGCAGAGATGGTTTCTGCTGCCGCCTTGCATAGCATGTCCTGAGTGTGTCTCACCATGGTTCTCGCAGGTATGCAAGCTTGCTGGCAAACATCATCCTTGGAGCAGAACTGCTGGGTCAGACTGCACCCCACCCCTTCACACATCCAGCTGGAGGCCTGGTGCTTGCTGCTGGGGCCTCAGCCTGCTCACTGCCTCAGGTGGGGGGGCTTAAGTCAAGACTGCCTGAGTCACCTCCCGGAGTTGAAGAAAGAAACCTGGCCATCTCCACAGAGAAAGCCCTCTGCAGTAGGGCTAGTCCAACCAGGCCCAGGACATAGGCCATCAACATCTTTGTAGTTCTTCAGTTTAAGTCCTGCCTGGGAAGAAAGCAAACTGCAGAGTTCTCTGGAAAGCCTGTGCCGCATGCTCACCACACCCCATTAACCTAAGGACAGGCAGTGGTGGGGTCGGCCCTCAGCGGAGGCAGCACCTGCAAGCATGAGCACTGGCCACAGCTGTGTCTGCACAGGTCCAGGCAGGCAGGTGACCTGACCACTCATAGGACAGCTGACACGAAGCTGCTTACAGTATTCAGAAACACCATCTGCCTGAAGGAAGCCTGGGGAGTGGGCCTCCCCCACTGGGGCAGGGGACACTGAGATGGACAGAGCTCAGTCCCCGTCCCTGGGGAAGTCTAGATGACAGGGGTAAGAGTCCGGGCTAGGGTGACTTGTGCCAAGGGGTGGGCTGTCATCAGGCCTGGACCTGGGCCATCGCAAACCTTTGCCCAGGAAGTCTCTGCTAGGCCTGGCTTGAATAGCCGTGACTGTTCTGCAAATGGTGTCAACTCTCACTTGACACCTCATTCTTTCTCCCCTGAAGCCACTACTGTGTCGGGCTCTGCACAGGGTGGTGGAAACCTCAGCATGTAAATGCTAGCCCAGGGTGGTTTCAGGGAAATGTCCCATTTGGCCAGCTGGACAGGATGCTTATCGCCTCGGATACCACTTCAGTGCAGACTGAGGAATGGGTAGGAGGCTTTGCCTGGAGGACTGGTGACTGAGTGAAGGCCGGCACATCCATGAAGAGGGTGGTCTGTTCTGAGAACGCTAATTAACTGAGAAGAAGGGACTCACATTCTTAGTGAAGCACAAAATGATGCTCCCCAAATCTGGGTGCCTCCCAGTCCAGGCTGAGGCCAGAGCTACTGAAGCAGATTTTTAAATCCTTGTTTGGCTGCTTTGGGTATTTCAGCCAGGAGCTACGGGATGTGGAGAACGAGGAGCTCACCCCCCCCCCGCCAGCCACTGTGCACCAGCGAAGGAAGCGTGGGGAGCAGCCTCCGGGCGGGCGCAGACATCAGCACATGCGGACGGAGGTGGGGCTGCCCAGGGAGCGCAGGAATAGGCACACAGGCACCTCCGTGTTTGGTTgggtttttccttttattatgaaaacaaaacaaatgcccAGGAGAAGGGTCCATGATTACCAGAAACATCAAAGAGTACTTTCTACCATTTTTATTCTGTTGTGTTGAGGCCAGCATTGCAATAAACAAGCTAAAACTACTTACATTGGACTCATTTTCAGTAACTGACATTTACAGGAATATACTAGAAACGGCACTAAAAAGTTTAAGAAAAGTTACGGTAAACTTGCATGCACATCATACagaaaagtaacattttaaatataaaaaagaaaacttcctgaAAGTGTTATGCCAGTATTAAGGAACAGCGCTACACTGGATATAACAAATCCTTTATCATGGGTGGTGTTTTTCCCAAATGACTGTAAAAGACGTGAATGttgcaaaagaacaaaaagaaaaagaaaacgcATCTTAACAGTTTGTAAGCAAGATGACACCACACAGCATGAGCGAGGGTCTCTGGAATTCAGTGAGCACCCGAAGCCTGCCCCCTCAGCCTCAGGGGCTCACACCCACTTAACTGACCAACCTGCTTAACACACTGTTCCTTTCCCCTTGAAAAAAGCACCCGAAAGGTTGCCCTACAGTTCTCGGCACTGCACCAACTCTGCCTGTCCAACTGCGGTCCTCCCgggacagagaaatggaaatggcAAACCCTGCAGGCTGACCTCGAGGGGGCTGAGGAGGTTCCCTCAGAACTCTGAAACCAGCTCTGAAGTCTGGACAGAAAGCCTGAGAAGCCGCAGCACCCAGGAACCCTGCTCAGTATGGACGGCAGCCCTCGGCGAGCTGCCAGACCAGTGACCGATCCTTCC is a window of Manis pentadactyla isolate mManPen7 chromosome 3, mManPen7.hap1, whole genome shotgun sequence DNA encoding:
- the BRD3OS gene encoding putative uncharacterized protein BRD3OS, producing MSGRVPLAEKALSEGHARQRYRDTSLFIWQRQQLKLESAPPGTYLSRSRSAWYSQYGNEAILVRDRNKLGVSRDTGQSKFCTIM